One window of Zerene cesonia ecotype Mississippi unplaced genomic scaffold, Zerene_cesonia_1.1 Zces_u006, whole genome shotgun sequence genomic DNA carries:
- the LOC119838954 gene encoding gametocyte-specific factor 1-like, with product MDDPFIACPYNKMHRIPRSRIQRHIVKCPDKRLDYSFCPYNATHIMPAKDIIKHTEECPSKVIVFPEDKPPVVKAAIAVPKPMLQREYLPETDPNHEIWDD from the coding sequence ATGGACGATCCCTTCATCGCCTGCCCGTATAATAAGATGCATCGAATTCCGCGATCCCGCATACAGCGGCACATAGTAAAATGTCCAGATAAGAGACTGGATTATAGCTTTTGTCCATACAACGCGACTCACATCATGCCAGccaaagatataataaaacataccgAAGAATGCCCTTCAAAAGTCATTGTATTTCCTGAAGACAAGCCTCCAGTTGTGAAGGCAGCCATAGCAGTCCCTAAACCAATGTTACAAAGGGAATATTTGCCTGAAACTGATCCTAATCATGAGATTTGGGATGATTag
- the LOC119838967 gene encoding protein ANTAGONIST OF LIKE HETEROCHROMATIN PROTEIN 1-like, whose translation MEEIFYDLVAEPSNQFEGFVRMSATDFELILSRVGPLIEKQKTKFPLTIPAKIRLAVTLRYLATGDSYRSLHYLFKMSHQVISNIVRECCAALISVLKDMIKLPENENEWLQKESDFRDTFPHCLGAIDGKHVVMVSPIHSGSEIFNYKHSFSIVLMALVDRNFCFMFCDVGNKGRISDGGVFRDCVLFEKLQTNSLHLPQPEPLSDGDVNVPYVFVADNAFPLHPNIKKPFPGDHPEGSTQRNFNRKLSSVRIVVENAFGVMSARFRVLRKPIALQPNEASRVVMACALLHNFLRKSSNSRSIYTPPGYTDTIVNRETINPGTWRKDIGKGEGAFKSMKSIARRSALTAIQVRNKFAEHFRTMNNL comes from the coding sequence ATGGAAGAAATATTCTACGACCTAGTAGCTGAACCAAGCAACCAGTTTGAGGGATTCGTTCGAATGTCAGCAACTGATttcgaattaattttaagtagaGTTGGGCCTTtgatagaaaaacaaaaaactaaatttcctCTAACTATACCTGCCAAAATTCGACTAGCGGTTACTTTACGATATTTAGCTACAGGAGATAGCTACAGAAGCTTACATTATTTGTTCAAGATGTCTCACCAAGTGATTTCCAATATTGTAAGAGAATGTTGTGCTGCTCTTATATCTGTATTGAAGGACATGATCAAGTTACCTGAGAATGAAAACGAATGGCTACAAAAGGAATCTGATTTTAGAGATACATTTCCTCATTGCTTGGGAGCAATCGATGGTAAACATGTTGTCATGGTGTCACCGATTCACAGTGGgtctgaaatttttaattataagcatTCATTTAGTATTGTGTTGATGGCCTTAGTGGATcgcaatttttgttttatgttttgcgATGTAGGCAACAAGGGTAGAATCAGTGACGGTGGTGTATTCAGAGATTGTGTTTTATTCGAAAAACTTCAGACAAATTCCTTACATTTACCACAACCTGAACCACTTTCTGATGGCGATGTAAATGTGCCTTACGTTTTTGTTGCTGACAATGCATTTCCATTGCACCCCAACATAAAGAAACCATTTCCCGGAGACCACCCCGAAGGAAGTACACAACGAAACTTCAATCGTAAACTTTCTTCTGTACGTATTGTTGTGGAAAACGCATTTGGTGTTATGTCAGCACGGTTTCGAGTTCTTAGAAAACCTATAGCTCTACAACCAAATGAAGCTTCAAGAGTCGTAATGGCATGTGCTTTATTACATAACTTTTTGAGAAAAAGTTCTAACTCCCGGTCAATTTACACCCCACCGGGTTACACTGACACAATTGTCAACAGAGAAACAATAAATCCTGGAACTTGGAGAAAAGACATTGGAAAAGGCGAAGGCGCTTTCAAGTCAATGAAGAGTATTGCACGACGTTCAGCTTTAACAGCAATCCAGGTTAGGAATAAATTCGCAGAACATTTCAGGACCATGAATAATTTGTAA